A region of the Streptococcus suis genome:
TGTTCAACAAATCTTCAAATTCGTTCATTATAAAAAAACCTCCGACAATCAGGTCTTTCGACCCAACATAAAATATATTTTATTTAAGGCACACGCAAGGACAACAACAATTAGACATCTTTGACGAACTAGATTATATCTAGTACCTTTACTGGGGTAGCTGGATTCGAACCAACGCATGAGGGAGTCAAAGTCCCTTGCCTTACCGCTTGGCGATACCCCAATATACACCACTAAGATAACGTTATGAAATGAACTCGGGCTAAACGCTGTGTAAAAAAGATAAGTTGCCTGGCAAATCAGGATTTGCTGTCAACTTCCTATTTTTACTGTGCGTTTGACGCCCTTAGTATCTTAGATATGGAGAGAGAGGGATTCGAACCCCCGAACCCGAAGGAGCGGATTTACAGTCCGCCGCGTTTAGCCTCTTCGCTATCTCTCCGTGCACTAACAGTCACTATTCTAACATAAAATAGCGACTATTACAAGCCTTTTAGTGACTTAAATTATAATTTTCAATAATATTTCCGACTGCTTTTTCTAATTTTTTGTAAAAGCTTTCGGTGTTTCCATTTTTTATAACTGCAAAGTTATTTTCAGCCAATTCTGCAATTTCTCCAATTACTTTTTTACCTATAACAAGGCGGTAGCCAGGGAACTCTTCTCTATTGACAAGAACTTTGCTATCTTCAATCTGAATTTCAATTTTTTTATCTTTTTTACTCATTTTCAAACCTCACTTTTACTATTCTACAAAAAAAGAGAAGAGCTTGCAAGTGCAAGCCTTCTGAAATTAATCTACTTCGACAATCCAGCCTTCAGGAGCTTCAATATCACCAAACTGGATACCTGTTAATTCTTCATACAATTTACGAGTGACAGGTCCTACTTCTGTTTCACTATGGAAAACATGGAGTTTGTCTGCAATCTGGATACCACCAATTGGTGAGATGACTGCAGCTGTTCCGCAAGCTCCTGCTTCGACAAACTGGTCTAATTCTTCGACAAGGACTTCACGTTCCACTGCCTTCATCCCCAGACGATGCTCTGCCAAATACAAGAGAGAATACTTGGTAATGGACGGCAAGATTGATGGTGAAATCGGTGTGACAAACTCGTTATCAGCTGTAATACCAAAGAAATTAGCAGACCCTACTTCTTCAATCTTGGTGTGGGTAGCTGGGTCCAGGTAGATGACATCTGAGAAGCCCTGCTTTTTGGCATATTGACCCGGTAAGAGCGATGCTGCGTAGTTACCGCCGACCTTGGCTGCCCCAGTTCCGTTAGGTGCTGCACGGTCGTACTTGTCTTGGATGAGGAAGTTGGTCGGAGCCAGGCCGCCCTTGAAATAGTTGCCAACTGGCATGGCGAAAACGGTGAAAATATACTCTTCCGCAGGTTTGACGCCGATGATGTCGCCGACGCCGATGAGGAGCGGGCGGAGATAGAGGGTGCCACCAGTTCCATAGGGAGGAACGTAGTCTGCATTGGCTTTGACCACTTCTTTACAAGCCTTGATGAAAAGATCAGTCGGTACAGGCTCCATGAGCAAGCGGTCAGCTGTCCGTTGCAGGCGCTCAGCGTTTTGGTCTGGACGAAAGAGCTGGAGTTTTCCCTCCTTGGTACGATAGGCTTTAAGGCCCTCAAAGGCCTGCTGCCCATAGTGAAGGGCTGGTGAGCTTTCTGAAATGTGCAGTTCCGCATCTTCGGTCAATTGCCCCTCAGACCACTGGCCGTTTTTGAAATGAGCGATG
Encoded here:
- a CDS encoding branched-chain amino acid aminotransferase gives rise to the protein MTVNIDWENLGFSYMKLPYRFIAHFKNGQWSEGQLTEDAELHISESSPALHYGQQAFEGLKAYRTKEGKLQLFRPDQNAERLQRTADRLLMEPVPTDLFIKACKEVVKANADYVPPYGTGGTLYLRPLLIGVGDIIGVKPAEEYIFTVFAMPVGNYFKGGLAPTNFLIQDKYDRAAPNGTGAAKVGGNYAASLLPGQYAKKQGFSDVIYLDPATHTKIEEVGSANFFGITADNEFVTPISPSILPSITKYSLLYLAEHRLGMKAVEREVLVEELDQFVEAGACGTAAVISPIGGIQIADKLHVFHSETEVGPVTRKLYEELTGIQFGDIEAPEGWIVEVD
- a CDS encoding DUF2969 domain-containing protein; translated protein: MSKKDKKIEIQIEDSKVLVNREEFPGYRLVIGKKVIGEIAELAENNFAVIKNGNTESFYKKLEKAVGNIIENYNLSH